DNA sequence from the Leptospira limi genome:
AAGTTGTTGTGGAACGCGAACTGGCAAAAGAAGGAAAATCCAGAACTGATTTTACTCGTGAAGGATTCATCGAAAAAGTTTGGGAATGGAAAGCACACTCAGGTGGAATGATTGCCAAACAACAACGGTTACTCGGTGAGTCAGTTGATTGGTCCAAAGAACGTTTTACTTTTGATGAAGGTTTATCTAAAGCCGTCATAAAAGTATTTCGCACATTATTTGATGAAGGTTTGATTTACCGTGGGGAACGTATCATCAATTGGTGTCCTGTTACCAAAACTGCCATTTCGGATATTGAAGTAGAATACAAGGAAAAACAAGGCAAACTTTATCATATCAAATACCCAAAAGCTGAATTCAAATCCAAAGACCCAAAAACATTAAGTGCAGGGGAATACATTGTTGTAGCGACAACAAGGCCAGAAACAATGTTTGGTGACGTGGCAGTTTGTGCTCACCCAGATGACAAACGTTATTCGGCTTTAAAAGATAAATTTGTTTTTTTACCAATCGCTGAAAAAGAAATTCCAGTTTTGTTTGATTCCTTTGTGGACCAAGAATTTGGATCGGGCCTTGTGAAAATCACACCAGCTCATGACCCGAATGACTATGAAGCGGGCCAACGACTAAAGCTCACACCTATCAACATAATGAATCTGGATGGTACACTCAATGACCATGCAGGTAAGTACAATGGTTTGGATCGTTTTGAAGCACGCAAACGTGTTGTAGAAGAATTAGAATCCAAAGGTTATATTGAAAAAATAGAAACCCATGTCCACAGTGTCGGCCATAACCAAAGAGGTGGGGCTGTCATTGAACCATTGTTATCCACACAATGGTTTGTGAAAATTGAAACCCTTGCAAAACCAGCAATCGAAGTTGTCAAATCAGGAAAGGTTCAGTTCCAACCAAAGATGTGGGAAAAAACCTACTTTGAGTGGATGGAAAATATCCGCGATTGGTGTATCTCTCGCCAATTGTGGTGGGGACACCGAATCCCTGCTTACTATGCACCAAACGGTGATATGGTGGTTGCTGAGTCTTTAGAGGAAGCCATTTCATTGTTTCAGAAAAAAGGAATCTCTATTACTGCCGACACCATCAAACAAGACGAAGATGTATTAGACACTTGGTTCTCTTCTGGGCTTTGGCCATTTTCCGTTTTTGGTTGGCCAGAAAAAACAGAAGAACTCAAACAGTATTACCCAACTTCAGTTCTCGTCACAGGATTTGATATCATCTTCTTTTGGGTTGCTCGTATGATTATGAACGGACTCAAATTTATGGGCGATGTCCCGTTTCATAAAGTGCTTATTCATGGTCTTGTTCGTGACAAAGACGGAAAGAAGTTTAGTAAGTCACTCGGTAACGTAGTAGATCCTTTGGATATGATGTCCAAATACGGAACGGATTCTTTCCGATTCTTTTTGGCAGCAGTGTTACCGGAAGGAAAAGATATTCTCTTCGACGAATCTAGGTTAGATGGTTATCGTTCCTTCTGTAATAAAATTTGGAATTCCAGCCGATTCATTTTTATGAATTTGCCAGAGGACTTTTCTCCTAAAGAACCTGATTTAAATGCATTGGAAGACACTGACCTTTGGATCTTACATGAATTTGATTTGATGCTTGGTCGATATGAAAAAGCTTACTCTGGTTACCTTTTCTTTGAAATGGCGAATGCGATTTATGATTTCGTATGGGGTTCGTTTTGCGATTGGTATTTGGAACTAACCAAAGCTCGTGTGTATGGAAATGTCACTCCAGAGTCTGCGGAAAAAGCACGCCAAGTGCTTGTAAGTGTTTTAAAAAAATCACTCGGACTCCTTCATCCTTTTATGCCATTCATCACAGAGGAAATCCATTCCCTTCTGGAGTCAAAGGAACTCGCAAAAACAGAATTTCCAAAAGCCTATGGAGTTTCGGAAACTTCACCTGCTGTGGTTCGGATGGAACTTGTTCGTGAGATCATTACCAAAATTCGAAACATGCGAGCTGAGCTCGGAGTAAAACCTGAAAAAAAATGTAAGGTCATCCTCAAATGTGCAAATAAAGAATTAAAAGAAATGATGGAACGAGAAAGTAAATCCATCCTTCAATTATCCAAAGCAGAGAGTTTGGAATTTTTAGATTCCTATGAATTAAAAAACACAGACTCAGTCGGTGCATTCTCGATTGGAGAAATCATCCTTCCACTCGAAGGGATTTTTGATTTCGAAAAGGAAAAACAAAGATTGGAGAAAGAGAAAAAACAAATCCAATCCGAAATGGAAAAGTTAGAAAACAAAATTAACAATCCATCCTTTTTGGAAAAAGCAAAACCAGATGTAGTTGAGAAAGAAAGAGAAAAATACAATACTTGGAAAGAGAAATTAGAAAGTACAATTAGGGCGTTAGAAAAAATTGGAACATAAATATAAAGTTTTACTTCTTGGAAGTGGTGGCAGAGAACACGCATTAGCGGACGTGATCTCAAAATCTAACTCTTTGGAATCGTTGAAGGTATTCCCAGGAAATGGAGGATTTGCAACTGAGCTCCTGCTTGGAGCAGATGAAATTTCCATTACTGATAAATCTAAGTTTTTAGAATATATAAAGATTTCCAAAACAAATCTTGTTGTGGTGGGACCAGAAGACCCACTTGTCAATGGAATTGCCGATTGGTGTGATGAAGTTGGTATCCCTTGTTTTGGTCCATCTGCCTATTGTGCACAGGTAGAAGGTAGTAAACATTTTGCAAAAGAAATGATGAAACGAGCAAAAGTTCCCACAGCTTCTTTTGCTGTATTTACAGACCATGAATCGGCTTGGAGTTATGCTCAAAAAGAAATGTTACCAATGGTTGTCAAAGCAGATGGTTTGGCAGCGGGAAAAGGTGTTACAGTTGCTTTTGAATTGAAAGAAGTCAAACGAGCATTAGATGAAATATTTTTAGAATCAAAATTTGGTCAAAGTGGAAACAAAGTAGTCATCGAATCCTTTTTAGAAGGGGAAGAAGCTTCTTTATTTGTCATTACCGATGGAGACAGGTATATGTGTTTGCCTGCTGCCCAAGACCACAAACGTGCTTACGATGGAGACATTGGACCAAACACAGGTGGGATGGGAGCGTATGCACCAGCACCAATTGTGACTGATGTTGTACTTTCAAAAGTTAAATCGAGAATCATCGAACCAATGTTAGAAGACTTTCGTAATGCAGGACATCCTTACAAAGGACTATTATACGTGGGTCTAATGATCACAAAAGAAGGGGAACCCAATGTGGTCGAATTCAATTGTCGGTTTGGTGATCCTGAAACACAATGTGTGTTACGATTACTTGATGAAGACATTTTGCCGATTTTTTATGCATCTGCTACAGGTAATTTACCAGAAAGGAATTTAAAATTGAAATCTGGGTCTTCTGCAATTGTTGTACTTGCGGCAAAAGGATACCCTGATGCTCCTGAAAAAGGAATGGTGTTAGAAATTCCACCAAACGAAGGGAATGTGGTAGTATACCATGCAGGAACAAAAAAAGAAAACCAAACGATCCTTGCCAGTGGTGGACGTATCCTTGGGATCACATCGTTTGGATCCAGTTTAAAAGATGCGATTAATGATTGTTATGTATTTCTGTCGAAAGTAAAAGCACCAAATACATTTTATCGAAAAGATATTGGTAGGAGAGCTCTGTAAGTGCCATTTAGTCTCTCAGGAAATTTTAAATCTTGCGAACGTTCTAAACTTCGCAATTTTGAAAAACACCTAGGGATTATTTTATCTGAAAACCAAACTCAACTCCAACAACATTTGATGATCCGAAGAGCCCTACAAAACTTGAGTGGTTCTGTCAGTGTTTTGTCAAGTCTAAGTCGCCAAGAGTTACTTTCCTTCATCTTCATCTTAACTCAGTTTGGTGATATCACTCGCATGGAAACTCCTCCAGAGTATTTACAATTAGAATCAATTCCTTATGTGATTGAATGGTCAAAGGGTCATTACATGATTCCACTTGAAATTTTGGAACATTTGGCTCATGAAAGGATTTTTAAAGACCAAGGGTATTTGTTTGCTCTCATTCCTGCTCTTCCCATCAAAGAAAAAAAATCTTGGATCAGATGGATCGGTGTAGATTTTGAAAAAGGTGGCGACAGGGATTTAAATTTTGAAATTTATTTCCAATGCCGAGTGTTACAAAAACCTTTTTTAGGTAAGTCACTTGTACAAGAATCAGAGATTCGATTGGAACAAATTTGGCCAAGGGGCAAAAACGAATACATTGATTGGTTTTATAAAGGTTTATCTACATTCTATTATGCAATGGAAGAGATGAGCCGAAAAGAAAAGGATCCATTTTTACTTCATGTAATCGAACTCATCAAATCAGGAAAATTCATCCTGAAACGGTTACCTGATAGTTATGGAAAAGAATCGAGTTATTCTCTAGTGGGAACTGTAGAAGGAAATACTCCTCAACTGAGAGAAATCACATTCCAATGGGAAGTGGAACGTTTACGTAAAGATTCTTTGTTTTAATCTACACTTCGGATTTACGCATTATGGATAGATCATTAAAAGACTTAAAAAAACAAACAAGTGAAATGATAGAAACATTTCAAACCTACTGGACAGCACAAAATTTCCAAGAGGATTATGATCGTTTGGTGTCCTTAATTGAAAAGGCAAACGATCCAAAATTATGGGATTCACCTGACCAAGCCAAAAACGTAACTCAAAAACGAAACGAATTACAATTAAAGTTGGATCCATGGTTGGATTTAAAAAAAGAACTTTTAGATTTTCCAGACTTAATCGAACTCACTTCGGAAGAGATGGGAGAATCTGGATTAAAATCTTTAAACGATGATTTTGAAAGAATGTTTGAGGCATTTGAAAACTTGCAAATGTTAGATGCTCTTTCTGGCAAAGATGATGGAAAAGCTGCCTTTATCAATATCCATCCAGGAGCGGGTGGAACTGAATCACAAGACTGGGCCGATATGTTACTTCGTATGTACACAAGGTTTTGTGAACAAAAAGGATACCGAGCAGAACTTGTGGACTACCAACCGGGTGAAACCGCTGGAATCAAAAACGCTACACTTTACATCCAAGGGGACCATCCATTTGGGTATTTAAAATGTGAATCGGGAGTCCACCGCCTTGTTCGTATTTCTCCCTTTGATTCCAATAAACGTAGGCATACATCTTTTGCATCCGTCTATGTGACACCTGAAGTGGATGATGATATCCAAGTGAACATCGAAGAAAAAGATCTCCGAGTGGATGTGTATCGATCTTCGGGAGCTGGTGGTCAGCACGTGAACACCACAGACTCTGCCGTTCGGATCACACACATTCCAACAGGAATTGTTGTTTCCTGCCAGATGGAAAGGTCACAAATTAAAAACCGTGATACTGCAATGAAGATGTTAAAAGCACGTCTTTATGAGATGGAAAAACAAAAAGCGGAAGAAGAGAATGCCAAAAAAGCGGGGGAAAAACGTGACATAGCTTGGGGTTCACAAATTCGAAGTTATGTGTTCCATCCTTATAACTTGGTGAAAGACCACAGAACCGATTTTGAAACAGGAAACGTTCATGCGGTGATGGATGGTGACCTGGAAGATTTTATCATTGCCTATTTAAAATACCTGACAAATCAGAAGGCAAACGCTAAAGTATAATCCCATGTCTGTGAAACAGGATATTTCTGGTGCCTTAAGGAAAATCCAAAAAGAAATCCAACAACTTCCGAATATTACGGATCGATTGAATTTCATTTTGGATATGACCCTTACTTTATTTGGTGCCTCAACGGGAAGTATCTCCATTATGGACCAAGAAGAAAAAGTCCTAACCATTGTTGCTGCCAAAGGTATGGACTGGGAGAAAAAAATTGCAGCAAAACTACCGTTTAACTTAGGTGTGACTGGTCGCGCTGCATCCACAAGAGAAATCACATATGTTCCCGATGTTTTATTAGACAGAGATTATGTAAAACTCATTGAGACGGTTCGCTCAGAACTTGCCATTCCACTCCTTACAAGAGACTCTGTTGTAGGGGTTCTCAATTTAGAATCAGACAAAGTAAACTTTTTTTCACCCGATATCATCAACCAAGCTACTCTCTTTGCTTCTCAATTAACAATTGTTATTTTAGAAGAAAGAATTGCAAAAGAAGCATTCGAAAAATCCAAACGGGAAGAAGACCCTGTTGAAGAAATTTTAGGTTATGATCCAAGCATTTTATTTTTGAAACATAGAATTAGGCAAGTAGGTCCTTCCGATATTTCGGTTATGATGATTGGAGAAGAGGGATCTGGGAAAAAATTAGTAGCAAAGGCACTACATTATATTTCCCAAAGGAAAAATGCTCCCTTTCACACGGTTGATTGTTCTGGGCTCAGTTACGAATTATTGGAAGCAGAACTTTTTGGAAGTTTTAGTGGTAAAATCTTCAATCCAGGAAAATTGGAACAATCCAATACTGGTTCCTTATACATAGAATCAATTGGCGATTTACCTTCCAATTTACAAAACAAACTATTTCAAACTTTAAGTGATAAAACCATTCCGAATCCAACTTTAAAGAAAAAAGACGAAGTTCTAAATATCAGAATATTTACAGGTAGCAAACGAGACCTTTTGGAAGACATTCAGAAAGAAACGTTTTCCATGGATTTATATTACCGCCTAGCGGAAGTTCCACTTCGTATGCCACCGTTACGTGAAAGAAGAGGTGATATACCACTACTTGCACACCATTTTTTATACCAATACAATAAACAATATGGAAGAAACAAATCTTTCTCCACCGAAGCCCTAAAGTCATTAACAGGAATGCCGTGGAGTGGGAATGTAAGACAATTACAAAGTGTCATTCAATATGCAGTCCTTGTTCCACAAGAGACAGTGCTTGAGCCATATTCTTTCCAACAAGATGGCAAACGTGAGGAAGAAACACGGACGAAAGTATCGGGATTCGGTGTGGGGACAGAAATTCTCACTCCAAGTGAGAACTTATCTTTGAATTTAGCGATTGAAAAACTAGAGGCAATTTGGATCAAAGAAGCCTTCCAAAGGGCGTCCACCCAAGAAGAGGTTGCAAAACTTTTGGGGATCAGCCGTGGATCTTTGCAATATAAGCTCAAAAATAACCAATTTCTCGACGGTTTCAGCGTTTGATCCTAAGAAAAGGATGGATCGATAGGCCACTTTGGTCGATAGTATAAGAAAGGAGCTTCGAAGTGGCAGAAAGTTATTACCGTACCATCAATGGTAAACAATACGACAATGAATTGTTAGAAATCGTTGAGAAGGCCACCAAACGTAGCAAAGCTCCTATTGGCAAAAACATCGCAAAAACATTATTTGATGCCATCAAAGATGGTGGTGATTATACTGATGTTGAAAAAAGAACTGTAAAACACATCCGCGACAATTTTAAATTTTCACCTGATGCAGATGAATACTTACGATCTGAAATTCGTAAGTGGGCAGCTAAGATTTCTGTTCCAGCTGCAAAGAAAAAAAGCCAATCCAAATCTTCGAATCCCAAAGAGTCTTCTTCTAAATCAAAATCCACTCGAACCAAAAAAACATCTATTTCTGTAAATGAATCTGAATCTTCCTATATGGAAATTTATGATTCGAGCGAAGACTCTGGTTACGAAGTAGCACCAACTCCCGAATACAACGAACTTGTTGCACTCAATAAATTCCAAATCACTCCGAAACAAAGCCAATTAGGAAAATTCATCGTCATTGGTCTGATTGTATTATTTTTTCTTTTTCTCATATTCTTTGGTATTCGAAGTTGTAATCGTAATTCAAATGCTAACGATTCCAAATCAGGTAATGTAACATCACAAAGACAAGAGTCTAGTTCACGGTCTTTAGAACGTGTTAGCTTAAAATCTGGAACTGTTTCAAATCGATTTGATTCCCAAGCCAAAGCCATTCGTTATATCAATGATTTACAAATTCGTTTTATCAAACAAAGTATGGCAACTGAAGAAACTGCCTCTGATAAAATTGCAACTCTTGCCGAAGCACTAAAATCATATCCAGGAATTAAAATTCGAGTCAAAGGGCATACCTGTTTCATCGGTGAAATGGACGAAAATAAAATTTTGTCAGACGAACGTGCGAAATTCATTTATGATGAACTCATCAAAAATGGTGTGAACCAAAGCCAACTCGACTACCGAGGGTTTGGTGAAACAGCAGAAATTGATACGAACCAAACAGAAGCCGGCCGAATCAAAAACAGAAGGGTAGACTTTACTGTATTATCAGTCCTTCCTAAAGATTAGATTGTAAACGATACAAGGATTTTGTGAGCATCCGTTTGGTGGAACGAATGGACTCATACAATCCTTCGTATAAAAGTAATGATTTTTTTGCTACACCTAGTTGGGCATTTTCCTTTTCTTCCAAACTCAATTGTTCATCATACCCTTCTGTAATTGTAAGAATCACTCTTTGGATTCCCAAACTCAAAATTTCATTTAATCCTTTTTTTTGAGATACCTCCTCATCGATCAAATCCATTCGTTTGATATCTTCTGAAAATGTTTTTGGATTGATTTGGTTTTTTTGGATTTGTTGGTATATCCTCTGTGAAACGGTAAGGCCTTGTCTCACAAGGATCAGAAATTCGATTAAAGATGTGATTGTATTTTGTATATCTTCGATGAGTAATGATCGTTCAAAAAAGGAAGTATTTTCCTTTAATTTAGATTGGATCAACTTTTTTACATGCATTACAGATTGGATTTGTTTTTGATCGGAAGTATTCTCAAATTCTTTTTGAAAACTGGAATGTTCCATCCCTTCTAATTTGGCACCAAACTTTGTTAA
Encoded proteins:
- a CDS encoding valine--tRNA ligase, encoding MKSHLPDRYDPESVEPKWNQIWEEKKTFAPDTSRKETFSIVIPPPNVTGNLHIGHALNHTIQDIIIRIERKKGKNVVWVPGMDHAGIATQVVVERELAKEGKSRTDFTREGFIEKVWEWKAHSGGMIAKQQRLLGESVDWSKERFTFDEGLSKAVIKVFRTLFDEGLIYRGERIINWCPVTKTAISDIEVEYKEKQGKLYHIKYPKAEFKSKDPKTLSAGEYIVVATTRPETMFGDVAVCAHPDDKRYSALKDKFVFLPIAEKEIPVLFDSFVDQEFGSGLVKITPAHDPNDYEAGQRLKLTPINIMNLDGTLNDHAGKYNGLDRFEARKRVVEELESKGYIEKIETHVHSVGHNQRGGAVIEPLLSTQWFVKIETLAKPAIEVVKSGKVQFQPKMWEKTYFEWMENIRDWCISRQLWWGHRIPAYYAPNGDMVVAESLEEAISLFQKKGISITADTIKQDEDVLDTWFSSGLWPFSVFGWPEKTEELKQYYPTSVLVTGFDIIFFWVARMIMNGLKFMGDVPFHKVLIHGLVRDKDGKKFSKSLGNVVDPLDMMSKYGTDSFRFFLAAVLPEGKDILFDESRLDGYRSFCNKIWNSSRFIFMNLPEDFSPKEPDLNALEDTDLWILHEFDLMLGRYEKAYSGYLFFEMANAIYDFVWGSFCDWYLELTKARVYGNVTPESAEKARQVLVSVLKKSLGLLHPFMPFITEEIHSLLESKELAKTEFPKAYGVSETSPAVVRMELVREIITKIRNMRAELGVKPEKKCKVILKCANKELKEMMERESKSILQLSKAESLEFLDSYELKNTDSVGAFSIGEIILPLEGIFDFEKEKQRLEKEKKQIQSEMEKLENKINNPSFLEKAKPDVVEKEREKYNTWKEKLESTIRALEKIGT
- the purD gene encoding phosphoribosylamine--glycine ligase, which translates into the protein MEHKYKVLLLGSGGREHALADVISKSNSLESLKVFPGNGGFATELLLGADEISITDKSKFLEYIKISKTNLVVVGPEDPLVNGIADWCDEVGIPCFGPSAYCAQVEGSKHFAKEMMKRAKVPTASFAVFTDHESAWSYAQKEMLPMVVKADGLAAGKGVTVAFELKEVKRALDEIFLESKFGQSGNKVVIESFLEGEEASLFVITDGDRYMCLPAAQDHKRAYDGDIGPNTGGMGAYAPAPIVTDVVLSKVKSRIIEPMLEDFRNAGHPYKGLLYVGLMITKEGEPNVVEFNCRFGDPETQCVLRLLDEDILPIFYASATGNLPERNLKLKSGSSAIVVLAAKGYPDAPEKGMVLEIPPNEGNVVVYHAGTKKENQTILASGGRILGITSFGSSLKDAINDCYVFLSKVKAPNTFYRKDIGRRAL
- the prfB gene encoding peptide chain release factor 2, whose amino-acid sequence is MDRSLKDLKKQTSEMIETFQTYWTAQNFQEDYDRLVSLIEKANDPKLWDSPDQAKNVTQKRNELQLKLDPWLDLKKELLDFPDLIELTSEEMGESGLKSLNDDFERMFEAFENLQMLDALSGKDDGKAAFINIHPGAGGTESQDWADMLLRMYTRFCEQKGYRAELVDYQPGETAGIKNATLYIQGDHPFGYLKCESGVHRLVRISPFDSNKRRHTSFASVYVTPEVDDDIQVNIEEKDLRVDVYRSSGAGGQHVNTTDSAVRITHIPTGIVVSCQMERSQIKNRDTAMKMLKARLYEMEKQKAEEENAKKAGEKRDIAWGSQIRSYVFHPYNLVKDHRTDFETGNVHAVMDGDLEDFIIAYLKYLTNQKANAKV
- a CDS encoding sigma 54-interacting transcriptional regulator; the encoded protein is MSVKQDISGALRKIQKEIQQLPNITDRLNFILDMTLTLFGASTGSISIMDQEEKVLTIVAAKGMDWEKKIAAKLPFNLGVTGRAASTREITYVPDVLLDRDYVKLIETVRSELAIPLLTRDSVVGVLNLESDKVNFFSPDIINQATLFASQLTIVILEERIAKEAFEKSKREEDPVEEILGYDPSILFLKHRIRQVGPSDISVMMIGEEGSGKKLVAKALHYISQRKNAPFHTVDCSGLSYELLEAELFGSFSGKIFNPGKLEQSNTGSLYIESIGDLPSNLQNKLFQTLSDKTIPNPTLKKKDEVLNIRIFTGSKRDLLEDIQKETFSMDLYYRLAEVPLRMPPLRERRGDIPLLAHHFLYQYNKQYGRNKSFSTEALKSLTGMPWSGNVRQLQSVIQYAVLVPQETVLEPYSFQQDGKREEETRTKVSGFGVGTEILTPSENLSLNLAIEKLEAIWIKEAFQRASTQEEVAKLLGISRGSLQYKLKNNQFLDGFSV
- a CDS encoding OmpA family protein, with product MAESYYRTINGKQYDNELLEIVEKATKRSKAPIGKNIAKTLFDAIKDGGDYTDVEKRTVKHIRDNFKFSPDADEYLRSEIRKWAAKISVPAAKKKSQSKSSNPKESSSKSKSTRTKKTSISVNESESSYMEIYDSSEDSGYEVAPTPEYNELVALNKFQITPKQSQLGKFIVIGLIVLFFLFLIFFGIRSCNRNSNANDSKSGNVTSQRQESSSRSLERVSLKSGTVSNRFDSQAKAIRYINDLQIRFIKQSMATEETASDKIATLAEALKSYPGIKIRVKGHTCFIGEMDENKILSDERAKFIYDELIKNGVNQSQLDYRGFGETAEIDTNQTEAGRIKNRRVDFTVLSVLPKD